One Rosa chinensis cultivar Old Blush chromosome 3, RchiOBHm-V2, whole genome shotgun sequence DNA window includes the following coding sequences:
- the LOC112193849 gene encoding GDSL esterase/lipase At5g03810 → MEFSSSKLLGSLSFLALVFTVVLGDPLVPALIIFGDSVVDVGNNNNLNTVIKANFPPYGRDFVNHKPTGRFCNGKLATDFTAEYLGFTSYPSAYLSQEASGKNLLTGVNFASAASGFYDATAQLYNSISLTQQLNNYKEYQSKVVNLVGQTKANAIFSGGIHLLSAGSSDFIQNYYITPLVTVYTPDQFSDILIRSYSTFIQNLYGLGARRIGVTSLPPTGCLPAAITLFGNGNNQCVTRLNGDAISFNKKLKSTSQSLQTKLPGLKLVVFDIFQPLLDMVTKPSDNGFMESRRACCGTGTLETSVLCNSGSIGTCSNVTGYVFWDGFHPSQAANEVLAGDLLQQGFDLIS, encoded by the exons ATGGAGTTTTCAAGTAGTAAACTCTTGGGTTCCTTGAGCTTTCTTGCTCTAGTTTTCACAGTCGTTCTTGGAGACCCTTTAGTTCCAGCTCTTATCATCTTTGGGGACTCTGTAGTCGATGTGGGAAACAATAACAATCTCAACACAGTCATCAAGGCCAACTTTCCTCCTTATGGAAGAGACTTTGTGAATCACAAACCAACTGGAAGATTCTGTAATGGAAAGCTTGCCACCGATTTCACTG CTGAATATCTGGGATTCACTTCATATCCATCAGCTTACCTAAGCCAAGAAGCCAGCGGGAAGAACCTCTTGACTGGAGTCAACTTTGCCTCAGCTGCTTCTGGATTTTACGACGCAACAGCACAGTTATAT AATTCGATTTCACTGACCCAGCAACTGAATAACTACAAGGAGTATCAAAGTAAAGTGGTGAATCTGGTAGGACAAACTAAAGCCAATGCCATATTCTCTGGAGGCATCCACCTTCTAAGTGCAGGGAGCAGTGATTTCATTCAGAACTACTACATCACTCCCCTCGTTACGGTCTATACGCCTGATCAATTCTCGGACATTCTCATTAGATCCTACTCTACATTCATTCAG AATTTGTATGGGTTGGGAGCAAGAAGGATTGGAGTTACAAGCTTACCGCCAACAGGGTGTTTGCCAGCAGCAATCACCCTATTTGGCAATGGAAACAACCAATGCGTCACAAGACTAAACGGAGATGCCATTTCATTCAACAAGAAGCTAAAGAGCACATCTCAAAGTTTGCAGACCAAACTTCCGGGCCTCAAGCTTGTGGTCTTCGATATCTTCCAGCCTCTGCTGGATATGGTCACAAAGCCTAGTGATAATG GGTTCATGGAGTCGAGACGAGCTTGCTGTGGAACAGGAACATTAGAAACCTCTGTGCTTTGCAACTCGGGGTCTATAGGAACATGTAGCAATGTGACTGGTTATGTGTTTTGGGATGGATTCCATCCCTCTCAAGCTGCCAACGAGGTCTTGGCCGGTGATCTACTTCAGCAGGGTTTCGATCTTATATCCTGA